In one Roseburia intestinalis L1-82 genomic region, the following are encoded:
- a CDS encoding IS110 family RNA-guided transposase, with protein MKIYVGIDIAKLNHFAAAISSDGEIIIEPFKFTNDADGFQLLVSKLESFDKNSLIIGLESTAHYGDNLVRYLVTELYQVCVLNPIKTCQMRKNNVRKTKTDKVDTYVIAKTLMMQDNLRFVSFFDLDMMDLKALGRFRQKTIKQRTRLKIQLTTYVDQVFPEIQYFFKSGLHQHAVYALLKEAPSPKEIASMHMTHLANLLKVNSHGHFTKEQAKELRVLAQKSVGANDSAISIQITQTIQQIELLDSQLEKIEAEMTDIMKFNDSVIMTIPGIGYINGGMILGEIGDIHRFSNPNKLLAFAGLDPSVYQSGNFQAKTTRMSKRGSRVLRYALVNAAWNVVRNNATFKAYYDAKRAEGRSHYNALGHCAGKLVRVIWKMLTGEVEFNLE; from the coding sequence ATGAAAATTTACGTAGGCATTGATATTGCCAAACTTAATCATTTCGCCGCTGCGATTTCTTCCGACGGTGAAATAATCATTGAGCCGTTCAAATTCACAAATGACGCTGATGGCTTCCAACTGCTGGTCTCTAAACTCGAATCATTCGATAAGAACAGCCTCATCATCGGTCTTGAGTCAACGGCACACTACGGTGACAACCTTGTTCGATACCTTGTTACTGAGCTTTACCAAGTGTGTGTGTTGAACCCCATCAAAACCTGTCAAATGCGAAAAAATAACGTTCGCAAAACTAAGACAGATAAGGTCGACACTTACGTGATTGCTAAAACTCTTATGATGCAGGACAACCTCAGATTCGTCAGCTTCTTCGATCTCGATATGATGGATCTTAAGGCATTGGGACGTTTCCGTCAGAAAACCATAAAGCAACGTACCCGATTGAAAATTCAACTGACAACCTATGTTGATCAGGTCTTTCCGGAGATTCAATACTTTTTCAAATCCGGTCTGCATCAACACGCTGTCTATGCTTTATTAAAAGAAGCACCTTCTCCAAAAGAGATTGCTTCCATGCATATGACTCATCTGGCAAATCTGCTCAAAGTGAACTCACACGGACACTTTACCAAAGAACAGGCCAAAGAATTAAGAGTTCTCGCACAGAAGTCTGTCGGTGCTAACGACAGCGCTATATCTATTCAGATAACTCAAACCATTCAACAAATCGAGTTACTGGATAGCCAATTAGAAAAGATTGAAGCTGAGATGACGGATATCATGAAATTCAACGATTCTGTCATCATGACCATTCCTGGTATCGGTTATATCAATGGTGGAATGATTCTTGGTGAAATAGGTGATATTCACCGTTTCTCCAATCCTAACAAGCTGCTTGCTTTTGCCGGTTTGGATCCTTCTGTTTATCAGTCTGGTAACTTTCAGGCTAAGACAACAAGGATGTCCAAACGTGGCTCTCGTGTTTTACGATATGCCCTTGTAAATGCAGCTTGGAACGTTGTCAGAAACAACGCAACCTTCAAGGCTTATTATGATGCCAAGAGGGCTGAAGGCCGGTCTCACTACAATGCACTTGGGCACTGTGCCGGCAAGCTTGTCAGAGTCATCTGGAAGATGCTCACTGGCGAAGTAGAATTCAACCTCGAATAA